In a genomic window of Telopea speciosissima isolate NSW1024214 ecotype Mountain lineage chromosome 5, Tspe_v1, whole genome shotgun sequence:
- the LOC122661667 gene encoding probable BOI-related E3 ubiquitin-protein ligase 2 — protein MMAVQAQQYSENLGFTLCGSQEWMDSCGGFNDLYLNLQQQEQMQQLQNINLFKNHNLGFENNPLISSSSSQSNPLSMAFSESLAAQIDKQGLEIDRFILLQNERIRLALQEQRKHQVAILLRKMESKTVSLLRQKDEDIARAAKRTMELEVCLRRMEMENQAWQRVTKENEDMVMVLNNALEQVKENVCCFPSAGAEDAESCCDISQEHYREEKIRRKEKEEEEEPMRKMACKACNSRRSCVLFIPCRHLCSCKSCETFLDSCPVCNSPKKASMEVLML, from the exons ATGATGGCTGTTCAAGCACAGCAGTATTCGGAGAATCTGGGTTTTACTTTGTGCGGTTCGCAGGAATGGATGGATTCTTGTGGTGGGTTTAATGATTTATATCTCAATCTCCAACAGCAAGAACAAATGCAACAGTTACAGAATATCAATCTATTCAAAAATCACAATCTGGGTTTCGAAAATAACCccctgatttcttcttcttcttctcaaagtAACCCTCTGTCAATGGCGTTTTCTGAGTCTTTAGCTGCTCAGATTGATAAGCAGGGATTGGAGATCGATCGGTTTATTCTATTACAG AACGAGAGAATCAGATTAGCTCTGCAAGAGCAAAGGAAGCATCAAGTGGCCATCCTTCTAAGGAAAATGGAATCAAAGACGGTGAGCTTATTGAGACAGAAGGACGAAGACATTGCAAGAGCGGCTAAAAGAACAATGGAGTTGGAAGTATGCTTGAGAAGGATGGAGATGGAGAACCAAGCATGGCAGAGAGTCACCAAAGAGAATGAGGACATGGTTATGGTTCTCAATAACGCTCTGGAACAGGTCAAAGAGAACGTTTGTTGCTTTCCATCTGCCGGAGCAGAGGATGCAGAGTCTTGTTGCGACATCTCTCAGGAGCAttacagagaagagaagatcagaagaaaagaaaaagaagaagaagaggaaccaaTGAGAAAGATGGCTTGCAAGGCCTGCAATTCTCGAAGATCGTGCGTTCTTTTCATTCCTTGCAGGCATCTCTGTTCGTGCAAGTCTTGTGAAACCTTCCTCGATTCTTGTCCTGTCTGTAATTCTCCAAAAAAGGCGAGCATGGAGGTCTTGATGTTGTAG
- the LOC122662097 gene encoding heavy metal-associated isoprenylated plant protein 26-like, with product MGALDHLSEIFAFSHRRSKKLNTLETVEMKIKMDCEGCEKKVEKAVSGMEGVTQVEIDRKHHKVTVTGYVDPKKVLRRVQHKTGKKVEFWPYVPYDVVAHPYAAGSYDKRAPPGYVKNTMENPEASKLARASTMEEKYSNTFSDENPNACSVM from the exons ATGGGTGCTCTGGATCATCTCTCTGAGATCTTTGCTTTCTCCCACAGGAGAAGTAAGAAGCTCAACACATTAGAG ACAGTGGAGATGAAGATAAAGATGGACTGTGAAGGGTGTGAAAAGAAAGTGGAGAAGGCGGTGAGCGGGATGGAAGGAGTGACGCAGGTGGAGATAGATCGGAAGCACCACAAAGTGACGGTGACAGGGTATGTTGATCCAAAGAAAGTGTTGAGACGTGTGCAGCACAAAACTGGGAAGAAGGTGGAATTCTGGCCTTATGTACCTTATGATGTGGTGGCTCACCCTTACGCTGCAGGTTCTTACGATAAAAGGGCACCACCTGGATACGTcaagaacactatggagaaCCCCGAAGCTTCCAAGTTAGCTCGTGCTAGTACCATGGAGGAGAAATACTCCAACACCTTCAGTGATGAAAACCCTAACGCTTGTTCCGTCATGTAA